Proteins from a single region of Catenulispora sp. EB89:
- a CDS encoding class I SAM-dependent methyltransferase, whose product MAPHAEPATVAGPLTAFRKADSEALAGAFSRLVGTFWTGGVLTDPASARDAVPDLLAAWDGADAAHRGHLAIALGLFAEAEYPALDGPVATAVRAGLDAVLDEVRGTTAVTPLTLASLYLLSHFPHERARIWPAFDGVPLDPDDRTRLDRGLTLLDPDDPDLGRAWPSPFDWAIDEQEREFDRAWIRTLTPEQVVTTWNDDTRTMWATAGAKALWSVTNGVVPTPVADQSPYWAALHEAPGAVDATSFGRHEAALRCTSCGSALTFQTKGARCQSCSTFYPVTVGGILDLSRRERSGAGVSDDAEDVEADVLQNAAVMSTVGQHYESGLRPAFLRIMGQNWDGGVTPAIEDAYIADRLRAAAEARADGPVLDLAAGAGRWTWVVTDAVGADRVIALDLNDAMLYWLRGRLPQVAAVRASALELPLADGSLTAANFWNALQAVPDAAQALAEVGRCLRPGGVLTLMTFRWADDAVYRYFQHSHIFPGAPDGYLLFEREEIRSWLAAAGLSVVEESGPGTFVFITAKREG is encoded by the coding sequence ATGGCTCCGCATGCCGAGCCGGCCACTGTCGCCGGACCGCTGACCGCCTTCCGGAAAGCCGACTCCGAAGCGCTGGCCGGGGCGTTCAGCCGCCTGGTCGGCACGTTCTGGACCGGCGGAGTGCTGACCGATCCCGCCTCGGCGCGGGACGCCGTCCCCGACCTGCTGGCCGCCTGGGACGGCGCCGACGCCGCGCACCGCGGCCACCTGGCGATCGCCCTCGGGCTGTTCGCCGAGGCCGAGTACCCGGCGCTCGACGGCCCGGTCGCCACCGCCGTGCGCGCGGGCCTGGACGCCGTCCTCGACGAGGTCCGCGGCACCACCGCCGTCACCCCGCTCACGCTGGCGTCGCTGTACCTGCTCTCGCACTTCCCGCACGAGCGGGCCCGCATCTGGCCCGCCTTCGACGGCGTCCCGCTGGACCCCGACGACCGGACCCGGCTGGACCGCGGGCTGACGCTGCTCGACCCCGACGACCCGGACCTGGGCCGGGCCTGGCCCTCGCCGTTCGACTGGGCCATCGACGAGCAGGAGCGGGAGTTCGACCGGGCCTGGATCAGGACCCTGACGCCGGAGCAGGTCGTCACGACCTGGAACGACGACACCCGCACGATGTGGGCCACCGCCGGCGCCAAGGCCCTGTGGTCGGTGACCAACGGCGTGGTGCCCACGCCGGTCGCCGATCAGAGTCCTTACTGGGCTGCCCTGCACGAGGCGCCGGGAGCCGTCGACGCGACGTCGTTCGGCCGGCACGAAGCGGCGCTGCGCTGCACCTCCTGCGGGAGCGCGCTCACCTTCCAGACCAAGGGCGCGCGCTGCCAGAGCTGTTCGACGTTCTACCCGGTCACCGTCGGCGGGATCCTCGACCTGTCCCGCCGCGAGCGCTCCGGCGCCGGGGTCAGCGACGACGCCGAGGACGTCGAGGCCGACGTGCTCCAGAACGCCGCCGTGATGAGTACCGTTGGACAGCACTACGAGTCCGGGCTGCGTCCGGCCTTCCTGCGCATCATGGGCCAGAACTGGGACGGCGGCGTCACGCCGGCGATCGAGGACGCCTACATCGCCGACCGGCTGCGCGCGGCGGCCGAGGCGCGCGCCGACGGCCCGGTCCTGGACCTCGCGGCCGGTGCCGGGCGCTGGACCTGGGTGGTCACCGACGCCGTCGGCGCCGACCGGGTCATCGCGCTGGACCTCAACGACGCCATGCTCTACTGGCTGCGCGGCCGGTTGCCGCAGGTGGCCGCCGTGCGGGCCAGCGCACTGGAGCTGCCGCTGGCCGACGGCAGCCTGACCGCCGCCAACTTCTGGAACGCCTTGCAGGCGGTGCCGGACGCGGCGCAGGCGCTCGCCGAGGTCGGCCGCTGCCTGCGGCCCGGCGGCGTGCTGACGCTGATGACGTTCCGGTGGGCCGACGACGCGGTGTACCGGTACTTCCAGCACTCGCACATCTTCCCGGGCGCGCCCGACGGCTATCTGCTGTTCGAGCGCGAGGAGATCCGGTCGTGGCTGGCCGCCGCCGGGCTGAGTGTTGTCGAGGAGTCGGGGCCGGGGACGTTCGTGTTCATCACCGCGAAGCGGGAGGGCTGA
- a CDS encoding extracellular solute-binding protein: MGGENPTVVEILLADHPVRGGFLDPVRQRAAEFEAAHPGYEVRVSAYRTFTGGDEFVRILDSGRVPAIVDVYFTETQLARDAVSATGGPLFTPVQRAVAGRREILGEPVVLDDFVEAAHRYYSYDGELVSMPFSVSTGLMYANTGMMRAAGISEVPQDWEALEEACRAVTRLDGGPSHGVAWAVDGWFFQHFVGQQGGLLADRDNGRSGRARKVDLASEELLTWATWWQRLNKDGLYLHTGVAQDWAGTFEAFIGGRIAFLYNSSVMAEPLMSAAAQAGIDAVAAHLPRNGAVPYAGDVLGGDSLWLAAGLPPEVEDGALAFLQYLLNPAAAAAWHKSSGFIPATHGAHRLLEAEGWFAQKPHHLTAPAQLAASDGSPAATGALLGDLASTHADLVQAMTDVLEQGADPARRFAQATATAQQRLDAYNARTAAR, encoded by the coding sequence GTGGGCGGCGAAAACCCGACCGTCGTCGAGATACTGCTCGCCGATCATCCGGTTCGCGGCGGGTTCCTGGACCCGGTACGGCAGCGGGCCGCGGAGTTCGAGGCGGCGCATCCCGGCTACGAGGTGCGCGTTTCGGCGTACCGGACGTTCACCGGGGGCGACGAGTTCGTCCGGATCCTGGATTCCGGCCGGGTCCCGGCCATCGTCGACGTCTACTTCACCGAGACCCAGCTGGCCCGCGACGCGGTCTCCGCGACCGGCGGACCGCTGTTCACCCCGGTGCAGCGCGCGGTCGCCGGGCGTCGGGAGATCCTGGGCGAGCCGGTGGTCCTCGACGACTTCGTCGAGGCCGCGCACCGGTACTACAGCTACGACGGCGAACTGGTGTCGATGCCGTTCAGCGTCTCCACCGGCCTGATGTACGCGAACACCGGGATGATGCGCGCGGCCGGGATCTCGGAGGTGCCGCAGGACTGGGAGGCGTTGGAGGAGGCGTGCCGGGCCGTCACGCGGCTGGACGGCGGCCCTTCGCACGGCGTCGCGTGGGCCGTCGACGGCTGGTTCTTCCAGCACTTCGTGGGCCAGCAGGGCGGCCTGCTGGCGGACCGGGACAACGGCCGGTCGGGGCGGGCCCGGAAGGTGGACCTGGCCTCGGAGGAACTGCTGACGTGGGCCACGTGGTGGCAGCGGCTGAACAAGGACGGCCTGTACCTGCACACCGGTGTGGCACAGGACTGGGCGGGGACGTTCGAGGCCTTCATCGGGGGCCGCATCGCGTTCCTCTACAACTCCTCGGTGATGGCCGAACCGCTGATGTCGGCCGCGGCCCAGGCCGGGATCGACGCCGTCGCGGCGCACCTGCCGCGCAACGGCGCCGTGCCGTACGCCGGCGACGTCCTCGGCGGCGACTCCCTGTGGCTGGCCGCCGGCCTGCCCCCGGAGGTGGAGGACGGCGCGCTGGCGTTCCTGCAGTACCTGCTGAACCCGGCAGCCGCCGCCGCGTGGCACAAGTCGAGCGGCTTCATCCCCGCGACCCACGGCGCGCACCGCCTGCTCGAAGCAGAGGGCTGGTTCGCCCAGAAACCGCACCACCTGACGGCCCCAGCCCAACTCGCCGCCTCCGACGGCTCCCCGGCCGCCACCGGCGCCCTGCTCGGCGACCTCGCGAGCACCCACGCCGACCTGGTCCAGGCCATGACGGACGTGCTGGAGCAAGGCGCCGACCCGGCACGCCGCTTCGCACAGGCCACAGCCACGGCGCAGCAGCGCCTGGACGCGTACAACGCGCGGACCGCCGCACGATAG
- a CDS encoding FAD-dependent oxidoreductase — protein MPQEATPPAADGAPTRAVVLGGSIAGLFAARVLAEAYDEVLVVDRDAVTGVDGPRRGRPQGKHINAMHVRGRVVMEELYPGITDQLIADGTPFGDFSGSVRWYFRGRPVKRADIGYIAVPASAPLMERRIRERTAELANIRFVERCDILGLTATADHAQVTGVKVQKSGEPGETIAADLVVDATGRGSRTPVWLEEMGYPRVEEERTNIGLGYVTQNYKMKADPYNGDLAIIAVASPDVPRGCIFTKTEGDKTLLTVYGILGDHPPTDQQGLYEFVKGLPVPDIHEALKHAEPLDEPVAFRFPTTQRRHYEQMTRFPAGLLVIGDAVSCFNPVYAQGMTVAALSALTLRRHLHSGATPDAAQYFRDLAHDVIDPPWEMTRTVDLGFEGVEGKRDLKVRMGQRYLAMVQVAATRDSSVTRGYMRAAGMLDRPEQLMRPAMVARVLLNALRGPAGPAAVPPAVAEGAEAGAGAAKAPVG, from the coding sequence ATGCCCCAGGAAGCAACCCCGCCGGCGGCCGACGGCGCCCCGACCCGCGCCGTCGTACTGGGCGGCAGCATCGCGGGGCTGTTCGCGGCCCGCGTGCTCGCCGAGGCCTACGACGAGGTCCTGGTCGTCGACCGGGACGCGGTCACCGGCGTCGACGGCCCGCGCCGCGGACGCCCCCAGGGCAAGCACATCAACGCCATGCACGTGCGCGGCCGGGTGGTGATGGAGGAGCTCTATCCCGGCATCACCGACCAGCTCATCGCCGACGGCACCCCGTTCGGCGACTTCTCCGGCTCGGTCCGCTGGTACTTCCGCGGGCGCCCGGTCAAGCGCGCCGACATCGGCTACATCGCGGTCCCGGCCTCGGCGCCGCTGATGGAGCGCCGGATCCGGGAGCGCACTGCGGAGCTGGCGAACATCCGCTTCGTCGAACGCTGCGACATCCTGGGCCTGACCGCGACCGCCGACCACGCGCAGGTGACCGGCGTCAAGGTCCAGAAGAGCGGCGAGCCCGGCGAGACGATCGCGGCCGACCTGGTGGTCGACGCCACCGGGCGCGGCTCGCGCACCCCGGTGTGGCTGGAGGAGATGGGCTACCCGCGGGTCGAGGAGGAGCGGACCAACATCGGGCTGGGCTACGTCACCCAGAACTACAAGATGAAGGCCGACCCCTACAACGGCGACCTCGCCATCATCGCGGTCGCGTCCCCCGACGTCCCGCGCGGCTGCATCTTCACCAAGACCGAGGGCGACAAGACCCTGCTGACCGTCTACGGCATCCTCGGCGACCACCCGCCGACGGACCAGCAGGGGCTGTACGAGTTCGTCAAGGGCCTGCCGGTCCCGGACATCCACGAGGCGCTGAAGCACGCCGAACCGCTGGACGAGCCGGTCGCCTTCCGCTTCCCGACCACGCAGCGCCGCCACTACGAGCAGATGACCCGCTTCCCGGCCGGCCTGCTGGTGATCGGCGACGCGGTGTCGTGCTTCAACCCGGTGTACGCGCAGGGCATGACGGTCGCGGCGCTGTCCGCCCTGACACTGCGCCGTCACCTGCACTCCGGCGCCACACCGGACGCCGCACAGTACTTCCGCGACCTGGCGCACGACGTCATCGACCCGCCGTGGGAGATGACGCGCACCGTCGACCTGGGCTTCGAAGGCGTCGAGGGCAAGCGCGACCTCAAGGTCCGCATGGGCCAGCGCTACCTGGCGATGGTCCAGGTCGCGGCCACCCGCGACAGCTCGGTGACCCGCGGCTACATGCGCGCCGCCGGGATGCTCGACCGTCCGGAGCAGCTGATGCGCCCCGCGATGGTGGCGCGGGTGCTGCTGAACGCGCTGCGCGGGCCGGCGGGTCCGGCGGCGGTGCCGCCGGCGGTCGCGGAGGGTGCGGAAGCGGGGGCCGGGGCGGCGAAGGCTCCGGTGGGCTGA
- a CDS encoding cyclopropane-fatty-acyl-phospholipid synthase family protein, which produces MESAATTGDRPEADGIAEMFDESSDMSNAFNDGQVHLAYWYDDEDQAPLVEATQRLTRKVADSLHLRKGERVLDVGCGLGAPAIQLATEYDVEVTGVNISTRQVAEAHARARAAGLGDQVTFQAGDYRSLDFPDGSFDAVVAMEALVYVSDLVPTLRGLLRVLRPGGRLSLTEPTRAGLGVVAASQFAANFGSKWLLSVAEWLDPLREAGFELLEYLQCGPRVFGMGPKYVHAVETRRAELAAQFGDGAVDQLRQTLEAFFAPGDTGEIGYAVITVQKPWN; this is translated from the coding sequence ATGGAGAGCGCGGCAACCACTGGCGACCGGCCCGAGGCCGACGGGATCGCCGAGATGTTCGACGAGTCGTCCGACATGTCGAACGCCTTCAACGACGGCCAGGTGCACCTGGCCTACTGGTACGACGACGAGGACCAGGCCCCGCTCGTCGAGGCCACGCAGCGCCTGACCCGCAAAGTGGCCGACTCGCTGCACCTGCGCAAGGGCGAGCGCGTCCTCGACGTCGGCTGCGGCCTCGGCGCCCCGGCGATCCAGCTCGCCACCGAGTACGACGTCGAGGTCACCGGCGTCAACATCAGCACCCGCCAGGTCGCCGAGGCGCACGCCCGGGCCCGCGCGGCCGGACTCGGCGACCAGGTGACCTTCCAGGCCGGCGACTACCGCTCGCTGGACTTCCCGGACGGCAGCTTCGACGCGGTCGTCGCGATGGAGGCCCTGGTCTACGTCAGCGACCTCGTCCCCACGCTCCGCGGCCTGCTCCGGGTGCTGCGCCCCGGCGGCCGGCTGTCGCTGACCGAGCCGACCCGCGCGGGGCTCGGCGTCGTGGCCGCCAGCCAGTTCGCCGCGAACTTCGGCTCGAAGTGGCTGCTGTCGGTGGCCGAGTGGCTGGATCCGTTGCGGGAGGCCGGATTCGAGCTCCTGGAGTACCTGCAGTGCGGGCCGCGGGTGTTCGGTATGGGCCCCAAGTACGTGCACGCCGTCGAGACGCGGCGCGCCGAGCTGGCCGCCCAGTTCGGCGACGGCGCCGTCGACCAACTCCGCCAGACGCTGGAGGCCTTCTTCGCGCCGGGGGACACCGGCGAGATCGGCTACGCGGTCATCACCGTGCAGAAGCCCTGGAACTGA
- a CDS encoding YciI family protein has protein sequence MKYMLLIYNNPDNIEAMPEEEREAVMSSVDSILAELAASGEMVGAEALAHPSTTKTVRVVDGVPETTDGPYVGAKEMLAGYLTIESDSLERAVEIASRWPDARHGAMEVRAVMHPGGMEM, from the coding sequence GTGAAGTACATGCTGCTGATCTACAACAACCCGGACAACATCGAGGCCATGCCCGAGGAGGAGCGCGAGGCCGTCATGAGCAGCGTCGACAGCATCCTGGCGGAGCTCGCGGCGTCCGGCGAGATGGTCGGCGCCGAGGCGCTGGCGCACCCGTCGACCACCAAGACCGTGCGGGTGGTCGACGGCGTGCCGGAGACCACCGACGGGCCCTACGTCGGAGCCAAGGAGATGCTGGCCGGCTACCTGACGATCGAGTCCGACAGCCTCGAGCGCGCGGTCGAGATCGCCTCGCGCTGGCCGGACGCCCGGCACGGGGCCATGGAAGTCCGCGCGGTGATGCATCCCGGCGGCATGGAGATGTGA
- a CDS encoding RNA polymerase sigma factor, with the protein MTIRTDVEDLLRSLAPQVLGALVRRYGQFEACEDAVQEALLDAAVQWPADGVPERPAGWLTTVASRRLADQVRSESARRRREAAVAALETPLEPVVSGPDDLDHAPDRDDTLLLLFLCCHPALSPSSQIALTLRAVGGLSTAQIAAAFLVPEATMSRRILRAKQRIKATDIPFRMPPPDKRDDRLRVVLQVLYLIFNEGYTASSGPDLQRAELAHEAIRLTRAVHRLLPDDNEVAGLLALMLLTDARRPARTAPDGALIPFAEQDRGLWDPVSLKEGVELITSTLARGPLGPYQLQAAIAAVHTEAPRMEETDWPQILALYELLSRVSDNPIVALNHAVAIAMAHGPQAGLAQLRTLDSDGRLADHHRLEAVRAHLLEMAGEPGPARESYLLAAHRTTSLPERRYLEGRAAAITKMRDPAGADENRDAAT; encoded by the coding sequence GTGACCATCCGCACCGACGTCGAGGACCTGCTGCGCAGCCTGGCGCCGCAGGTGCTCGGTGCTCTCGTGCGCCGCTACGGGCAGTTCGAGGCCTGCGAGGACGCGGTCCAGGAGGCCCTGCTCGACGCGGCCGTGCAGTGGCCGGCCGACGGCGTCCCGGAGCGCCCGGCCGGCTGGCTGACGACCGTCGCCTCCCGCCGGCTGGCCGACCAGGTCCGCAGCGAGAGCGCCCGACGGCGCCGCGAGGCCGCGGTGGCGGCGCTGGAGACCCCGCTGGAGCCGGTGGTGTCGGGCCCGGACGACCTCGACCACGCCCCCGACCGCGACGACACCCTCCTGCTGCTGTTCCTGTGCTGCCACCCGGCGCTGTCGCCGTCCTCGCAGATCGCGCTGACCCTGCGGGCCGTCGGCGGACTGAGCACCGCCCAGATCGCGGCGGCGTTCCTGGTCCCCGAGGCCACCATGTCGCGGCGGATCCTGCGCGCCAAGCAGCGCATCAAGGCCACGGACATCCCCTTCCGGATGCCGCCGCCGGACAAACGCGACGACCGCCTGCGGGTCGTCCTCCAGGTCCTCTACCTGATCTTCAACGAGGGCTACACGGCCAGCTCCGGACCCGACCTCCAGCGCGCCGAACTCGCGCACGAGGCGATCCGGCTGACCCGCGCCGTCCACCGCCTGCTGCCCGACGACAACGAGGTGGCCGGGCTGCTCGCCCTCATGCTCCTGACCGACGCGCGCCGCCCGGCCCGCACCGCGCCCGACGGCGCCCTGATCCCGTTCGCCGAACAGGACCGCGGCCTGTGGGACCCGGTGTCGCTGAAGGAAGGGGTCGAACTCATCACCAGCACGCTGGCCCGCGGCCCCCTCGGGCCGTACCAGCTCCAGGCCGCGATCGCCGCCGTGCACACCGAGGCGCCGCGCATGGAGGAGACGGACTGGCCCCAGATCCTCGCGCTCTACGAGCTGCTGTCACGGGTGTCGGACAACCCGATCGTGGCCCTCAACCACGCGGTCGCCATCGCGATGGCGCACGGCCCGCAGGCCGGCCTGGCGCAGCTGCGCACCCTGGACTCCGACGGACGGCTGGCCGACCACCACCGCCTCGAAGCGGTCCGCGCACACCTGCTGGAGATGGCCGGCGAACCGGGCCCGGCGCGCGAGAGCTACCTGCTCGCCGCCCACCGCACCACCAGCCTGCCCGAACGCCGCTACCTCGAAGGACGCGCGGCGGCAATCACGAAGATGCGCGACCCGGCCGGCGCTGATGAGAATCGAGACGCGGCCACATAA
- a CDS encoding condensation domain-containing protein, which produces MTTTSDTQPTTAALSLQQQFLCIFAQGFESGPFGPHYTEVFAWRVRGDVDERAMRQALADVVERHEALRTLIDLENGGQHVLPAVQPELLVVDLDGTPGADRDRLSEELMIEAETRLFPADRIPLIRAVLGRFDDQDSVLVLCAHHSAADVWSIQVILQDLAESYTARAAGKEPQLPEATQYRDYVAAQQQDAAGAKVAASRAYWREALSGAKIMVAPVHPTGQTPATSYHRFTTEAQLSTEVSKLAKATRSSTFMVLLAAFTVFVNRRTDATDIVVPTFGPGREPRFQSTVGSFFNFVPLRVDLAGCRTFRDVIARTRTACVGAFSHELPLLHVLAEAPELMSSAGPDAVPTLFQAVQPPYLMQGNQIGDLEYTAIWRRVIPQPLGSDTPDGMIWSMHLSETEVVGGLSFSRHLFERAEVEEQVAGFLGVIGEMVADPDSEIRGTAR; this is translated from the coding sequence ATGACGACGACGTCGGACACCCAGCCGACAACCGCGGCGCTCTCACTGCAACAGCAGTTCCTGTGCATCTTCGCCCAGGGCTTCGAATCCGGGCCGTTCGGGCCGCACTACACGGAGGTCTTCGCCTGGCGGGTCCGCGGCGACGTCGACGAGCGCGCCATGCGCCAGGCGCTGGCCGACGTGGTCGAGCGGCACGAGGCGCTGCGCACCCTGATCGACCTGGAGAACGGCGGGCAGCACGTGCTGCCCGCCGTCCAGCCCGAACTGCTGGTGGTCGACCTGGACGGCACGCCAGGCGCCGACCGGGACCGGCTCTCCGAGGAACTGATGATCGAGGCCGAGACCCGGCTGTTCCCGGCCGACCGGATCCCGTTGATCCGCGCCGTTCTCGGCCGCTTCGACGACCAGGACTCCGTCCTGGTCCTGTGCGCGCACCACAGCGCCGCCGACGTCTGGTCGATCCAGGTGATCCTCCAGGACCTGGCGGAGAGCTACACGGCGCGCGCCGCCGGGAAGGAACCGCAGCTGCCCGAAGCGACTCAGTACCGCGATTACGTCGCCGCGCAGCAGCAGGACGCGGCCGGGGCGAAGGTCGCCGCCTCGCGCGCCTACTGGCGGGAAGCACTGAGCGGCGCCAAGATCATGGTCGCACCGGTGCACCCCACGGGTCAGACCCCTGCGACGAGCTACCACCGCTTCACCACCGAAGCGCAGCTGAGCACCGAGGTGTCCAAGCTCGCCAAGGCGACGCGCAGCTCGACGTTCATGGTGCTGCTGGCCGCGTTCACCGTCTTCGTCAACCGCCGCACCGACGCGACTGACATCGTGGTGCCCACGTTCGGGCCGGGCCGCGAGCCCCGCTTCCAGTCCACGGTCGGGTCGTTCTTCAACTTCGTCCCGCTGCGCGTGGACCTGGCCGGCTGCCGCACCTTCCGCGACGTCATCGCCCGCACCAGGACCGCCTGCGTCGGCGCGTTCTCGCACGAGCTGCCGCTGCTGCACGTGCTCGCCGAGGCGCCCGAGCTGATGTCCTCGGCCGGCCCCGACGCGGTGCCGACCCTGTTCCAGGCCGTCCAGCCGCCGTATCTGATGCAGGGCAACCAGATCGGCGACCTGGAGTACACCGCGATCTGGCGGCGCGTCATCCCGCAGCCGCTCGGCTCCGACACCCCCGACGGCATGATCTGGTCGATGCACCTCAGCGAGACCGAAGTGGTCGGCGGCCTCAGCTTCAGCCGCCACCTGTTCGAGCGGGCCGAGGTCGAGGAGCAGGTGGCCGGGTTCCTTGGGGTGATCGGCGAGATGGTGGCCGACCCGGACTCGGAGATCCGGGGGACGGCGCGATGA